In a genomic window of Polyodon spathula isolate WHYD16114869_AA chromosome 21, ASM1765450v1, whole genome shotgun sequence:
- the LOC121296658 gene encoding DNA replication complex GINS protein PSF3-like, with protein MTTQSYQPVPPGVGMEENFLSLDDILLSQEKLPTRTECAFPRLGFVEKTSDTRDIPEGTKMEMPLWLSKGLYDNKRRLVSVEHPKIYRQGWRTVFSADPNVVDLHKMGPYYYGLGSQLLHFDSPENPEIAQTVLQTYIGRFRRIMDSSQNAYNEDTSALVERLDVLERCLFRTGQIGLNDFQRWEKGQASQITASNLVQNYRKRKFPDLEA; from the exons ATGACGACCCAGTCCTACCAGCCGGTGCCACCCGGCGTTGGAATGGAGGAAAACTTCCTTTCGCTGGATGATATTTTGCTGTCTCAAGAGAAGCTGCCGACCCGAACAGAGTGCGCTTTCCCCCGACTGGGCTTCGTGGAGAAAACCAGTGACACCCGCGACATCCCTGAG GGAACAAAGATGGAAATGCCCCTGTGGTTGTCAAAGGGTCTGTATGATAACAAGCGACGCCTGGTGTCTGTAGAGCACCCCAAGATTTACCGACAGGGCTGGAGAACAGTGTTTAGTGCTGACCCCAATGTGGTGGACCTTCACAAGATGGGTCCCTACTACTATGGTTTGGGGTCCCAGTTACTGCACTTTGACAGCCCTGAGAACCCTGAGATCGCACAAACTGTGTTACAG ACATACATTGGACGTTTCCGGCGCATTATGGACTCCTCGCAGAATGCTTACAATGAGGACACGTCTGCACTGGTGGAGCGGCTCGATGTCCTAGAGAGGTGTCTCTTCCGCACTGGACAGATCGGCCTCAATGACTTCCAGCGCTGGGAGAAAGGCCAGGCCTCCCAGATCACTGCTTCCAACCTGGT
- the LOC121296640 gene encoding E3 ubiquitin-protein ligase znrf1, translating to MGGKQSTAGRSRGGFPGVSTDDSAVPPAAHFGHYRTGGAMGLRSRSVSSVAGMGIDTSVAVPFGYYTTRATGESERTGGGSGSDSAHGNGYHETSSGHHTDGMLYLGSRGSLADALPLHIAPRWFSAHSGFKCPICCKSVASSEMEVHFIMCLSKPRLSYNDDVLSKDAGECVICLDDLQQGDTIARLPCLCIYHKSCIDSWFEINRSCPEHPSD from the exons ATGGGGGGCAAACAAAGCACTGCAGGGCGGTCGAGGGGAGGTTTTCCCGGCGTCTCCACGGACGATAGCGCGGTTCCCCCAGCGGCCCACTTTGGGCACTACCGGACGGGCGGCGCTATGGGGCTTCGCAGCCGCTCGGTCAGCTCGGTTGCTGGGATGGGAATCGACACCAGTGTTGCAGTGCCGTTTGGTTATTACACCACTCGTGCGACTGGTGAGTCAGAAAGGACCGGAGGAGGCTCCGGGTCGGACTCAGCCCATGGTAACGGCTACCACGAGACGAGCAGCGGGCATCACACAGATGGGATGCTGTATCTTGGATCCAGGGGGTCGCTAGCGGACGCGTTGCCACTCCACATCGCTCCTAGGTGGTTCAGTGCGCACAGCG GTTTTAAGTGCCCCATTTGCTGTAAGTCTGTAGCATCCAGTGAGATGGAGGTTCACTTTATAATGTGTCTCAGCAAGCCCCGCCTCTCTTACAATG ATGACGTGCTGAGTAAGGATGCTGGTGAGTGTGTGATCTGCTTGGATGATCTGCAGCAGGGAGACACAATAGCCAGACTCCCCTGCCTCTGCATTTACCATAAAAG CTGTATAGACTCCTGGTTTGAAATAAACAGGTCTTGCCCAGAACACCCTTCTGACTGA